From the genome of Nicotiana sylvestris chromosome 2, ASM39365v2, whole genome shotgun sequence, one region includes:
- the LOC138885502 gene encoding uncharacterized protein — protein MVAPPNFEEGKSTYKLPRFNGQYYGWWKTRMHDFIMAKDSELWDVIYVGPFVPAKFLATQLISTYQSAKEIWEAFQTAHEGTRQVKQSNIDMLTTEYELFRMKDDESIQDMHTRFTSIVNELHSLGEIIPRNKLVKKILSVLPSS, from the exons atGGTTGCTCCTCCAAACTTTGAAGAAGGTAAATCTACCTACAAGCTGCCAAGGTTCAATGGCCAATATTATGGATGGTGGAAGACTAGGATGCACGACTTCATCATGGCTAAAGATTCCGAGCTTTGGGATGTCATCTATGTTGGACCCTTCGTTCCTGCCAAGTTTTTGGCAACCCAGCT GATATCGACATACCAATCAGCTAAGGAAATCTGGGAAGCTTTTCAAACAGCTCATGAAGGAACAAGACAAGTCAAGCAATCAAATATTGACATGCTTACAACTGAATATGAGCTTTTCAGGATGAAAGATGATGAATCCATCCAAGATATGCATACTCGGTTCACCTCTATAGTCAATGAGCTTCACTCTCTTGGAGAAATCATTCCAAGAAACAAACTCGTGAAGAAAATACTCAGTGTCCTGCCCAGCTCCTAG
- the LOC138885503 gene encoding uncharacterized protein: protein MNFFLGLQVKQSTKGTFICQQKYIKELLKRFDMEASKVIDTPIASTSRLDMDEAGSSMNQTIYRSIIGKSTSGMAHFIGSCIISWGTRKKNSMTLSTVKAEYVAAASYCAKLLWIKQQLEDFWVNTHDDYRSCKCIAWAVKED from the exons ATgaatttcttcttgggtcttcaagtgaagcagtccactaagggtacattcatttgtcaacagaaatacatcaaggagctcttgaagaggttcgatatggaagcatcaaaagtgatagacactcccattgcttCGACTAGTCGACTGGATATGGATGAGGCTGGATCTTCTATGAATCAAACAATTTATAGAagcattattgg GAAAAGtacttctggaatggctcactttATAGGATCATGTATCatctcttggggcacaaggaagAAAAACTCAATGACTCTTTCAACAGTTAAAGCAGAATATGTAGCTGCAGCCTCCTATTGTGCTAAGCTCCTATGGATTAAACAACAACTGGAGGATTTTTGG gtaaatACACATGATGATTATAGAAGCTGTAAATGCATTGCATGGGCGGTGAAAGAGGATTGA